The following coding sequences are from one Culex quinquefasciatus strain JHB chromosome 1, VPISU_Cqui_1.0_pri_paternal, whole genome shotgun sequence window:
- the LOC6052987 gene encoding angiopoietin-related protein 6 produces MKFTLGLTIPVLALMTVVSCENFDHEDEHRMHYFQNSLFNIFQRMSNTLNRNQTLTEDSSGNLYMLNIVKSLSLNAPTSNLTSSEQHSLELRMAKLESLTTTLLQNQKSLQDQLAILKQSGDTSGDKVHPLDPCQSANSSGIVHLKDLRKEAYCEMDFLEGGWIVFQQQVSSALSFNLNWAQYRLGFGTVGKDENYWLGLEPVHQITNSGDYELAVEFTFGGNKGFARYSQFKLAGEVDKYRLLIGGYSGTLADGLSNRNYAKFSTYDSDNENYKENCASYWSSGWWFDTCSGESALNYKTPYWSPMGYGTFSRMMIRRKK; encoded by the exons ATGAAGTTCACATTAGGTTTGACGATTCCAGTTCTGGCTTTGATGACAGTAGTGAGTTGTGAAAATTTCGACCACGAAGATGAACATCGGATGCACTATTTTCAGAATAG cttGTTCAACATCTTTCAACGCATGAGCAACACCCTGAATCGAAACCAAACGCTGACAGAGGATAGTTCCGGCAACTTGTACATGTTGAACATCGTTAAGAG CCTCTCACTGAACGCTCCCACAAGCAATTTAACGTCTTCTGAGCAACACTCTTTGGAACTCCGGATGGCCAAGCTGGAATCGCTAACAACAACTTTGCTCCAAAATCAAAAATCGCTCCAAGATCAACTTGCCATCTTGAAGCAATCGGGAGACACCAGTGGTGACAAAGTGCACCCGCTGGATCCCTGCCAAAGTGCCAACTCCTCCGGGATCGTCCACTTGAAGGATCTGCGCAAAGAGGCGTACTGCGAGATGGACTTCCTCGAAGGTGGTTGGATCGTTTTTCAGCAGCAGGTGAGCTCGGCCCTGAGCTTCAACCTTAACTGGGCCCAGTATCGGCTTGGGTTCGGAACCGTCGGGAAGGACGAGAATTACTGGCTCGGGCTGGAACCGGTGCATCAGATCACAAACAGTGGCGACTACGAGCTGGCGGTGGAGTTTACGTTCGGTGGCAATAAGGGCTTTGCGCGGTATTCGCAGTTTAAGCTTGCTGGAGAAGTGGACAAGTATCGGCTGTTGATTGGCGGATATTCGGGAACTCTGGCCGATGGGTTGAGCAACCGAAACTATGCGAAATTTTCGACCTACGACAGTGACAACGAAAATTACAAGGAAAACTGTGCGAGCTATTGGTCGTCGGGCTGGTGGTTTGACACTTGCAGTGGAGAAAG TGCCCTGAATTACAAAACGCCGTACTGGTCTCCGATGGGCTATGGAACCTTCAGTAGAATGATGATTCGTCGCAAGAAATGA